In the Primulina tabacum isolate GXHZ01 chromosome 7, ASM2559414v2, whole genome shotgun sequence genome, tattttattttattttatgaattagTTAACGCATATCAGAATATTTTCTGGGTGGGAATAAGACAGGATTCGGGATTTTTTCATTCCTAAATTAATCTCAACAACtaaattgatttataattttaaatctaACACGACATAAACTAGTAATATATTGTTACTATTGTCGCCTTGTGCAaaacgtacttgtttatatttCTACCAAAACAAATTCACTTTTGAATGGTCTCAGCTCTTTACATAAGCTCAACTGGACAACAACCTCATTGAAATAACTTCAAAAAAAGAGCGAGCAAATCAGCATAAACTCATGGatgatatcataatatttctcaAAGCGAGCGTGTGTACCCTACACCTGGGGTCATCTCAGGCGCAGCGATTGCCGTTCCCCTGGACTAATCTTGAAAATTTACTCAAAACacatttttttattcaattacTTGTTTAACACAAAAGAGTCAAACCCAAACCCCAGCAATCCAACACCCCAACGCCATAATCAGAAGAAGATAGTACTGAACAGAAGAACGCGATGAAGACATCTCAACatctaaaacaaaaaaaacaaaaataagtcTGAAAGTTTTAGGTAGTTTAATGATTTGATGGAAAAAGATGAAATTGAATTATTGAAGAATTTTAATGCtactaattatttaaaaaacgtGCGCCAACTTGTGTCTCAGGCTCCATGGCCTTGCGCCCTTGACAACTATGAATATCATAAACCCAGTTCTTATTGCTCAAGCCAACTCGTTCATCCTATACATGTGTCGTTTCATGGATTATTAACTCCACAAACATATGACTCACAGTACATGAATATTTGATTACATGATAAACCTGTTATTTTTATCACAATGGAAAATAGAGCTCACATAGTTCCACGTAATCAGAGTCTTATATCCCATTGAGGGTGACCACAATTTTGCGTGGAGTAGCAGAGTCACGGTGCTCGCATAGCCATATTCCCTGGAACAAAGGAATCAAAATTCTTAGAGATGCTCCGGTCCTGTAAAAAACTGACATGTCTGTCGTAATTCTATCTGATTAATAATTCATTAGTCAACAAAAGCAAGCAATTTAAGAACGTCAAATCATAGTTGAAAAGTGATCATATAAGAAATGATGTTTTAATGTCACTCGTGACATCAATCCCAGCACCGCAGTGATCATTCACGTCCTTTCTAAGATTCAACCAGAAACCTCCCACAGGGAATAGTTTACTTGACAACTCAAAAGGCCATAAGCAACATATAAACTACTGGCACACACCTCTGCAGTCAGCCCAACAATGCAGCAGCGGCACACATGAATGACACGAGTGTATTTTTAGGAATTCGCATGTTTCACGAGTAAACTAAAACTGAAGTCACCCCGACCATCCTGATTACTTGAGCAGGACAATTACATCCTATGCAATCCTAAAAACTTTATTGATGACACTGAAGACTCCGATATTTAATTCCCCTTTTTCTTTTACTTTGGAGTTTGCAAAATATCACCAGAGGCATGTAGTTAGTTGAATACCTGCCAAGTTCCCATATTTAGTTTTCCATCCGTGATGGGGATCCTGCATAAGTTTATTATCATGAAAGTTCACCATGAATCAGGCCACTTTAAATAACAATGCAATTCAACTTGAAAGGAAAAAATAGAAAGATAAAGGAAAAGAATTGCGCACGAGAGAGAGCATCCAAATATTGAAGACTTGATGTGAGCCGGCATGTCATCTGGACCTGCAACAAAGACACAATAGCAAAAACCTTGTCACATATTATTGGGTAAGAAAATCAAATCATGATATCTTGcttgttttatattttcaagTGCTTATGATTTATCCAGATCAATTTGTTCACCACTTGTGGATGAAAAAGCTACGAATTACCAACACAACAATAAAATTGATGAGAGATGCCCGACAGAAAAAAAGTCTATATGCCACCCCCGCCACCCCACATGACAACTTACTGTACAGATAAAACTAGTTTCTAAAAAACTTGGATTGCTTTCTAGGAAAACAAACTTAGCGCAATTCTATGAGCAAGAAGTCAGCATATTTAACAAAACTAAGAACAATATATTCAGGATAAATGATAGAGGTACTGGGTATGTTATGTTCTTCAAGCGCCATGTAGCACATATTTTTGGCAGACAAGTTaagataattaataattagtAACCTGTTAGCTAGTTGAAGACATCATATAGATCAATATGTGTCTAAAGAGAAAATttatgttcaaattttcaactcTGAAAAACATTTTTCCCTCGCGGTTGCTCATCTCCTTTTATCTTTAATTTTCCCCATTAATGGACAAGGATAATATGAGGATATGCAGTAGACAAATAACAAATACCAAGTTTCTATTCTTATGGGAACTGGTCTCCCACAACTAAGAGCCAACAGCAGGTTAATGTGTACGAGTCACATGAGAAAGTATTCAGTGCAACAGGTAACAACAAACATGGTTCAACTGGTTATAAACACAGAATGCTATGTATGTGGTCTGACTGATACTTTGCATTGTACGACTGTTGCTAGTTCAACTTCAATAACTCAACTACGACTTTTACTCCAAGTAACTTTCCATTTGCCAAAAGTTAACATGCATAGGGAAAGTTCAAGAACCTTTCGACAAGGACATGGAATAAAGAAAAGGGAATCATTTTCACAACTATGTTCCTATACAAAAAGGAGGGAGCCACTACCTTCAATGGTATGTTCCCATGGTGCAGACGGTCCCTGAAATTAAAAGCTCAAACAAATGAACGCCATCTGCCAATAATAAATGACACCATCTGAAGAATGGATAAAACAAAGGTACTACCTCTGGAACTATTCTGTTCAAAAATGTCTCTGTGTCGTGTCTGACATCGGAATCGTAGTTTTCATTCACAGTCAAAGAAGCACTTGTATGCTGCACTGTTTTTCATGCGCATATTCAGAATGAGGACATCAGAGAAAAAGGAAAGGGAGTGTGGAATGGAAAACAACAGAGGACATGGAAAACtaaattataataaatggaCAACTCGGCTCAAGCTTACAGAAAAAATGAGCAAGGCCGCATTGGAACCCAGATAGATCCTGTCCAATCTCTTTCAAAATCTGAGGCAAGTTGAAAAGTCATAAAAGCAAAATCAGCAGACACCACGTCAACATTTTAGTAGTAGGGAAAGAACGCACTAGGAATGTTGAAGGcacaatttttttctttgttcGCGTATGGACTTCCTATTGAGTCCAATTCAAACTTAAAGGCCACGGATAGGCTGAAAACCATCTAAGCTTCCTAATTCCAGAGTTTCCATACCACATATAACACAGAGAATTTTGAATTCATCAGACCGTggagtaaaaattgcacaagtCCTTATCCAGGTAGATAAAATCACGATTTTCCATGGCAATAAGCAGTAGGAAGTACAAAAACCATAAGCGGGTCGGCTAAATGCAGGTAAATGAGACTATTTATACCGAAGTGGTTCAGTTTATGATATATACAAAACACGAAATCTCCGACGTAAAGTAAAGCAAAAAAGTGTGATGAAAGAGTGAACACCTTGGATGTGATGAGATGGCAGCCGCGCCTCTGGGAAGGAACGGTAACAATCTTCTGAGCCCATTTGGGATTTGCAATTCCCGAAGACTCCGCCATAGTAGTGTTTTGATTATCCAGGGAAAGATGCTGGCTCTTGATTGCCGTTGTTCTAATCTTCTGAGATACGCTTATACTTTGAACTAAGGTGAAGGTGGACGATGATGAAAAGAACAGTGTCGATGAAGGTACCACTGGAGATCGTAATGCTTGCATTTGCCCCAATTTTTAATTTCCCCGGTTGCTGCAAACCCCTAATTAATTGACTGACTTAGGTCTGAATTGGGATTATTTGTGCGAGGCCTTTCATGTTTGTGTGGTTGTGGGCTTCCCTTCATCTTTGTGTTGGATACTTCTCCAATTGGCCCAACTTAATCGCTTAAATACATATTTTGATATGTTGTCAACTTATTTTGTTCATTTATGTATTCATCCAatgtaacaatatatatatatatatatatatatatatatcggaCATTTATGTGAATATCGTTGAGAAGATATCtaattattgtatatatatacattggACACTTATGTAAGCACTTATCACAGTTAAATCATATCTAATAGATGAACGTCATTTCAACCGTCTTCACACGGTTTTCATGAACCGTGTGTGTGTCATTTTTTAAGCAAAGCAGATTTCCATTTCAAATACAGCAGATTGCAAAAATAATGAAATCGAGTCCAAAAAAGTCAGAATCACTTTTCAAGTGTGGCAGTAGTTGACCGAAGCCTAAGCATTTTGCGAAAAATATTCATGATCTCTGAAACAAGTAAAGCACCAGTCTGCACTAGCCATTGGTGCAAGTTGAGACCGGATGCAGCCATAATCATGAAACGCAAAAGTTTCCGCCAACTAAGGAGAGAAAATTCCGGGTATGTAATTCGAGTTTGGACCAATAGAAATTAATGAAATATGTTAGATATCGCACAGTCGCTTGGATTAAGTCATTGAGAGTTGTATTTATGAACCAATATAAATGAATGAAATATGTTAGATATCGAACATCGGTATGACCAAGTAGTCTTGTCATTTTCAACGTTTTGTCATTTTCAACTAGTAGCTAGAAACTTCATCTTTGATCTTTCCTCTTCACAGTCGGTTGTTTAGCTTGGTTGGCCGCTAAGCTCAGTTGGTTTGGAACACACGTCCTGTGTTGCTCATCTCTCTGTAAACGGTAAAAGAAGTCGATTCTAGGTAAAAGAATCAGGTGCCCGATCACTAACCATGGGGTGGTCTTTGTCAAGCCATTTATGTCATAACAAATGCAAGTATGCGCCAAATTTGATATAAACTTAGACAACAATCAGATGAGAAGATAAAGTCAGTTGAAGCTTCTACTATCCCTTTTAGTTTACCAACCCTCCCTCGCCCACTTGAGTTTAATTCAGTTCATTGAATACCACCAAAACAAATGTCAATGTTTGGCTTGGTCTCAAGGGCTTGTATTTTATTTGTCGAAATCGTTTTCATTAGATTTGTGAACTTATTTAAAACTTCCGGTCGTCAGTCAAAGCTCCAATTTGAGACCTGTAGTTGCGAAATATTTTATGAACAAATCAGGTTAGTTAATCCAGTAGGCAAGCTGCCAATTCCATCGTGCTCATTATCAACAACCAAATTACAACCCGATTTAACTAAATATACACCCATGAAGGATCATAGTGTCACACCAACATATCCATACTCTCCTGTCAgcccgaaggaattttctgctGTATACCATGATCGCGGGAAAGGATTGTTTTGGGAGAGAATAAAGTTGGTTATCATAAGCACACACGCCATTTCTAATTCTAATCTTGCGAccaccatgaatcataaattataacaaaaaaCACTTTTAAAACCAAACAAAGAACATAAAATTGTTATGTTaaccaaaaatatataaaacaaaaacaTCTAAAACTTCGAAGTCTTTTACGCTGAGAGGAATCAATGGACACTAGCAAAACCAAGCCTCCACTCTCTTACTGCTATCTCTGTACAGTGAACAAAATACTCCCACAGCAATCTTGATTATTACTCTAGCTAGAAACACAAGCCTCACAACTCATAATtacatcaaatcaaatcaagaaACAAACTATTCATGAAGCACCCCAGGTTTATACCTATAATTATCATTATCATGTAGATAGcttagcttccttgagctgCTATTTCTTTATGGATCAAGTATCGAAACGATGAGGTCTGTTCTAACCAATAAACATGCTTCTCAGGTCGACCCTTCACACATGTTTTAACAGCTTTTCGTTGTATACCAACTAAACATTCGCCAACTGCTTCTAAAAGCGCAGCCATGTCAAGTGACATATCCTTTCCGTAATAGCACAGGATTTTTGGAAGGTAAATCTTTGTTTCCTTGTGAACATAAACCGTAGCTTGTATGAATTCTTCTCTCGCAACTTTCAGGTCCTCAAATATTGTGCTTGCCTTGTAAAGCCGCACCTATAATTTAATAGATATAAAAAATGGGAAAACAAAGAACTTTCCATTTGTTTCTATTTCGGAATAGCTAAGAAGGAAATGCATGAAAATATTACCGCGGGATCTGAATAAGCACCCGAACTAAGTGCAAAGTGAACAAGTGGTTCAGGGTATTCGATGGCATAAGTATGCTTAGAGCTCCCACTTTTGAACTTCTTTCCAGGAGAGAGAATTGTTTGAAGCCACTGCATAAAACATTCATGTTTGCCAGCATGAAGCGGATTACATAGACATAAACTTGGTAATGAGTCAAAGAACTTGCTTCCACTCGGTCTCACTGAGAGCACTAAAAAACCAAAAGCTCTAATTTAATGGCAACTTATTTCGCCTTTTGGCTACTACCATCATAGAGCCAAATGTGGTAGTTCAAATCAATTTCGTTAAAAAAAATCCAAGCTTCAAGGTTTCGTGGCTTCAGATAAATTACTGAAACCAGCTATATTTGACCAGATGAATCATATTTTACCCCAGTGATATGCCAAATTACACATTAAATGGCAAACACTGATTAGTGGAAGTGGCTGATTAACCCTGAAAAATAAAAAGCCAAATTGTCCCATTTGTTCGTAGATCAGGGGCAAATAGAACTCAATCACAGGGTATTCCGTCTTTTCCAAAGATTTATCCCGGTTTCCACTCTATTAGTGGAATTCCTAAAAGAGAAAGAAGTGAAACTGGCAAAGATACATTCCCTCAGTTATTTCCCAGAGTATAATGACTCCGGAACAGCACCATGTCTTCTGAGCAGATCTTGAGGAAGAATTCAATGGCGAGAGTTGAGATGATAGAAGGAAGTCCAGGTGGACCCATAcgaataattttcaaatatggATCCTTAATTGGACCGGGAGGGGTTTATtaccaatttatttattttttatcagGTCACCCTTTTATTTTTACGCAGAAGTATTTGCCACTTAATACATCACTCGAGGACAGAGTACATACCGGTGCAGAATAGTGTGATCTGATTCCCAGAATGGAGCTTTGTATGTCATAAGCATTTATGTTATGTCCACCCACATTATAGGCAGCCTGAAAGAAAATTTGTGTACGGATTTAGTTAACTGCTATAAATAAGAAATACAACCTACAGACTATGTGCTATAAAAAACTGTACTTCGACCTTCACAATGGAAGTGCTTTTTATATAGTTTTGAGTGCCGTATGCTAAATAAGCCTGCAACCAAAATGAAATATCATTCAACCACACAAACAAAAGCCGGAAAGGTCATACTGAAACTGGTGGGCAACCTGTTACTATATTCGGctttcatgaaaaaaatatttaaaaaaatgtctGATAATGATGATGGCCATTATTCAGTATATCGGTAGTTAGAGGATTTGAAGGTTACACAAAATTGATATAAAGTTTTGCGGGCCTTACGTGCATAACCAAGGCATtgtgaatattgatccaaaagGCAAGCTTTTCTTCACGCCGCATCTTCTTAGGGTCAACAATCTCAAGACTCTTAACCAGGGACCTGCGCCAAAAATAGTTGAAGGTTATGGAAATAAAGCGATTAGTCGTGACTAAAAATGTATTCATGGAACTGTATCAGTTAGCCTCTTTTATAAGGGCACTCCAATACCATGACAGATTCGACTCATTTAATTGACTAAAAATGTGTTGGGAGGAAATTAGAAACGTTAATAATAAAGCCAAAAGATTAAAAAATGCTTCTTGTGGGGGCACCAGTTGGCTAATATTTAGTAGGAAGAAAACCGTACATATCTGACATGGGTCTTAAACCAAAATCCAATAAGCTCCTTTAAGGTTATTAGATGAACTATCCTTGTAAAGTATAAcaaaaaattatcatttcattaaaaataagcCATTTGGCTGATTTTAACAGAATCTGACCAAATCTGACAAGTAGATAAATGCAGACACCTGAATTTCTGTAGCATTGTGGCCGCGTAACTGTAAGTTTCATCATCTAAACATATCTTTAAGACTTCGATCATTGCAGCGTACGGACCATTCTCCTGTTTGAGGGCTTCAAAATCACAACGCTCCGTAGTTTCATCATTACATTGAGGACTCCAACTACCAGATAAATTTCTGGGAGAAAAAGTGCTGGAGGAGCAGAATGATGAAGTAGACGAGGCTGAATAACCTTTGTGAGTGAGACAGGGGTTGGCCAATTTGCAGTAAATTGAAGTTATGCATCTTACGATTTCCTCAGATAGTCTGTCGGGGTAAACAAGAGCATCATTGGTGCTGATATTTCCAAGATGATCTCCTAAGCTACGATGACGAGAATAAGTTTTTCTCTTCTCCTGAAATTGTCCACGAAAAATTCTTACATGCTCATGATAACAGAATAATTTACAGCTAG is a window encoding:
- the LOC142551356 gene encoding uncharacterized protein LOC142551356 isoform X1, producing the protein MQALRSPVVPSSTLFFSSSSTFTLVQSISVSQKIRTTAIKSQHLSLDNQNTTMAESSGIANPKWAQKIVTVPSQRRGCHLITSKILKEIGQDLSGFQCGLAHFFLQHTSASLTVNENYDSDVRHDTETFLNRIVPEGPSAPWEHTIEGPDDMPAHIKSSIFGCSLSIPITDGKLNMGTWQGIWLCEHRDSATPRKIVVTLNGI
- the LOC142551356 gene encoding UPF0047 protein C4A8.02c isoform X2 → MQALRSPVVPSSTLFFSSSSTFTLVQSISVSQKIRTTAIKSQHLSLDNQNTTMAESSGIANPKWAQKIVTVPSQRRGCHLITSKILKEIGQDLSGFQCGLAHFFLQHTSASLTVNENYDSDVRHDTETFLNRIVPEGPSAPWEHTIEGPDDMPAHIKSSIFGCSLSIPITDGKLNMGTWQDRSISKNFDSFVPGNMAMRAP
- the LOC142551358 gene encoding uncharacterized protein LOC142551358 isoform X1, encoding MPPVDCPSPAPTPHASRWKSSFEMIKEDDHCVLNVSPRPSRHENRPILRMETKSVSKLSNFSDTEKDQCFESISCLLPDGKMTSKSSEELVTEIAKLEIEIVHLEQYLLSLYRTAFLQHLPSISGNHGVNGQQITGRPPLGFVPSDQTSHMMKLRIPKSYNHHHDQSSPTSALAGPNDLIHVATTKSSFGSEKRKTYSRHRSLGDHLGNISTNDALVYPDRLSEEIVRCITSIYCKLANPCLTHKGYSASSTSSFCSSSTFSPRNLSGSWSPQCNDETTERCDFEALKQENGPYAAMIEVLKICLDDETYSYAATMLQKFRSLVKSLEIVDPKKMRREEKLAFWINIHNALVMHAYLAYGTQNYIKSTSIVKAAYNVGGHNINAYDIQSSILGIRSHYSAPWLQTILSPGKKFKSGSSKHTYAIEYPEPLVHFALSSGAYSDPAVRLYKASTIFEDLKVAREEFIQATVYVHKETKIYLPKILCYYGKDMSLDMAALLEAVGECLVGIQRKAVKTCVKGRPEKHVYWLEQTSSFRYLIHKEIAAQGS
- the LOC142551358 gene encoding uncharacterized protein LOC142551358 isoform X2 — its product is MPPVDCPSPAPTPHASRWKSFEMIKEDDHCVLNVSPRPSRHENRPILRMETKSVSKLSNFSDTEKDQCFESISCLLPDGKMTSKSSEELVTEIAKLEIEIVHLEQYLLSLYRTAFLQHLPSISGNHGVNGQQITGRPPLGFVPSDQTSHMMKLRIPKSYNHHHDQSSPTSALAGPNDLIHVATTKSSFGSEKRKTYSRHRSLGDHLGNISTNDALVYPDRLSEEIVRCITSIYCKLANPCLTHKGYSASSTSSFCSSSTFSPRNLSGSWSPQCNDETTERCDFEALKQENGPYAAMIEVLKICLDDETYSYAATMLQKFRSLVKSLEIVDPKKMRREEKLAFWINIHNALVMHAYLAYGTQNYIKSTSIVKAAYNVGGHNINAYDIQSSILGIRSHYSAPWLQTILSPGKKFKSGSSKHTYAIEYPEPLVHFALSSGAYSDPAVRLYKASTIFEDLKVAREEFIQATVYVHKETKIYLPKILCYYGKDMSLDMAALLEAVGECLVGIQRKAVKTCVKGRPEKHVYWLEQTSSFRYLIHKEIAAQGS